Genomic DNA from Mastomys coucha isolate ucsf_1 unplaced genomic scaffold, UCSF_Mcou_1 pScaffold16, whole genome shotgun sequence:
AAGTACTGACCACCTCTCCCTAAACCTCCCTTCTTTCCACCCAGAGACAATAGTTacttcaataaaaaacaaaaaccaaaaaaaccccaaaactaacaTTTCCTATCAATCTGTAAATTATTGGTTTTCCTTAATTTTCTACTCTTCAATTAGATGAATCCAAGTGGGGATAAATGAGTGTGTGAGTTTGGGTGTGTGTTGCGcgtgtataaaaaaaaaattaggaagttGGGCAACAGAATAGTCTAGTTCAAGCACCCAcacatgccacatgtgtgcagctTGTTTTATGGGTTGGCCTAGCAAGGAATGAGAGACTGGGAACATGCCGCTCGAACCTCAGTTCCCAGGGCAAGTGAATATTCTCCCTTATAGAGAAACGTGTGAGCATTCTGGAAGCACAAACACTGGGTAGTGTCCATTCTTTTGGAATGtgtccttctctcctcctcctcctccctcttctcctctccttccttcttcctccttccctcttcctccttttcccctcttcttcctttaatATATACTgcctagggactggagagagatgactcagaagttaagagcactggctgcttttccagaggacctgggttcaattcccagcactcacacagcacCTTGCAACCTTTTATAGCCCGGGTTTTAAAATTTCTGACCCCCCACTTCTGGTCTTCATGGTTAGCTCACATGTACATAGGGCACAGATACGCAGGCAGGGAAAACACCCATATGTCATAAAATTATTAattgtttaaaatgtgtgtgaaGAATGGAGTGGGACCGAATGGCACCCTTCACTGCTCTGGGCCTCCTTTTGGAAATTACAGGACCCAGCTGGTGTTTTGAATGCGTGATGACGGTCTTCTCGAGCAGCGAGGTGACATCAAACAGTTTCAGAATCACGGCATAAGCAAGAGTGGAAGGAACGGCAAGCAGGCTAGGGAGCTGATCTCAGCATCCTGTGTGAGATGATACTTGCTCTTATGTGCCATGCATGTGGCTACGATAAGCAAGCCAACTGACTGATGTACCAAGGATGAAACACAGACTGCGTGTCGGAGAAGAGACTGATACAAACAGCTTCAATGCCAATGGCTTTCAGACTGCGCTTTGCATCTGTCATTTGGCACCAGCATGATGGGTGAGCAGTAAATCCTATCGTCCAAGTAATGTAAGAACAGGGCCGGGGTTTTGTAGTAGAGTTTTTGCCCACGTGTACGAGGCTTTGAGTATGATTCTCATTGTTGAACAAATGTAAAGTGACCAGACAGActgctttctttccttaaaaGCACCACCTACTTtactacattttcttctatttgttgtgtttgcttggttttgagtcaggatctcattATTTGGTCTTGGCTACCctcgaactctcagagatccacctgccttcacctgccaagtgctaggattaaagccgtGCTTTCAAAACCAGGAGGAAGATGCTAAGAGATGACTGGAGACAGTTGGCTTGGCGTGGACATGTTGGTGGGGGGAAATGAGGCTACCCATGGGCTTCACCTTCAGATCATAACTGCCTTTACTTGGTCCTACAAGCCTGAAATGGCCTTGGGTAGTCATTACACAGACTGGGCtgtgtgagatggctcagcaggtaggagcactgactgctcttccgaaggtcatgagttcggatcccagcaaccacatggtggctcgcaaccacccatgatgaaatctgataccgtcttctgtgtactcatttataataataaataaatctttaaaaaattaaaaaaaaaataagctgggcggtggtggcgcgtgcctttaatcccagcacttgggaggcagaggcaggaggatttctgagttcgaggccagcctggtctacagagtgagttccaggacagccagagctacacagagaaaccctgtctcgaaaaaccaaaaaaaaaaaaaaaaaaaaaaaaaaaaaaaaaaaaccatgtaacTTCAGAATTTAACTAGTAGTATATGCTTCCAAAGACAGGACTGGCTGTGGAGGAGATATCAAATGACCCATGTTTCTGGGTTCTCTTAAGATGAAATTCCACCAAACAATTTAGATCAGAATCAAGTAAAATTGCCTAATTGAAGTCAAACCCATCAGTTCCAATTAGGAATGCATAGCCCAAGCTAAGAAATCCAATAGGAGAACTTTAAGAACTAATTACAAAGATAACGAGAACCAAAACCCAACCAGAACAGTGAAGCAACACAGAAATGAATAGAGTCAAGGCAGGACATCCCAGAGTCCTAGACTCCCAGAGTGTTCAACAGTGGTCCAGATGCACGGCCTCGAGTTTAACTGTGGGTGAGATCTGATACAACTCACCCCAGGGACCTGGGTTTTCCTTCTACTGTTTTAATAAgtattcaaagaaaacaaaaaccaaacaacctcctccctcccacagttccaaAAGCCCATCATTGCTGATTATAATGGTGCCAGTGTTTGCTTAGAAATTCAAAAGTTAAATTCTAAATTGCTCAGTGCCAAAGGACAAACACAATGACTTTTTCCTCGGTTGTTTATGTGCTTATGGCCTGTGCCGTTGTTCAAACAGAGATGTCAGCTGGAAATCTCTGGAGTCactatgaaattttttttttttttttgagacagggtttttctgtgtagccctggctgtcctggaactcactctgtagaccaggctggcctcgaactcagaaattcgccttcctctgcctcccaagtgctgggattaaaggcgtgcgccaccaccgcccggcgaaatttttaaaaaaaataagtgtctgtcaaaatttgattttaaactctgatattttgttatttagtAGATTTGCTACAAttattcctatttcttttttctattggtCTGTCTCTATTGCTAATACACTTCTTAAACCCTTTCCAATCTTCAGGTGAAATATAAAACAAGTTTTTTCGTTATACTCctggaaagaaaacacaataatttgtaatttttttgtaatAATGTCTGATAACATTAAGGACGAGCAATTTTAATTGGAAAAGAGCTGAAATGGGGAGCAGAAGTAGGAATTTGCGTTTCTGGACCCAAGGGATGACACCTAAAGCACACGCATCTTTACTGGGAGCCGCAGGTAGAGACTCTGAAAGGGCGTGGGATGAGGGACTGGGGAGGGGGTCGCCACGGATGCGGATGCGGGTGGAGCTGGTGGCCCACGAGTTTCCCTGGAGGCCCTGGGCAGCGTCGTACTGCCAAGTCCCGCTAGGGGGAGCCGCGACCTCGCCTGCCTGCCGCGCGCTCCTTGCGGCGGTGGCGAGCTGTCGAGGCTGGCTCAGGTGTGGCCCGAAGGACGCGCCAGTCCCATCGCCCCGGGCTGCAGGAGCTCCTTCCCGACCGCTGGGCGCTAGAGGAAGGCCGGGTGTCGGGTTGTCAAAGCCTTCTCCGCCCTGCACTGCTCCTAGGCGTGAATGAGTGAGGGGTGGGAGGGGCGCGCGGGCGAGCTGGAGAAAAGAGGCGCTGGCGGACTGAATACCTCCTTTAAATTACTGCTGACACCTCGGTTCCAGGCCCCTAAAATCTCAATCAACAATCCATTAGAACTCAACAGGAGTAAAACTAAATCCTCGTTTAAGTGTATTTATCcgatctcctttctctctttcaaatgctAAATCCATTTCAGCATATGCCCCTTCTTTCTCTCGCCTTTTTCTCAAGACTGGCAGCCCATACCTCTCTTGTAAATATGAGAGATGCTAATCATATGACATATCACGTCTCCGTCGGAGCCGGAATAAAGCCTTCACATTTGGGATCATTGCCTCCAGACAACAGCTTCATCAGCCGgaaagttggttttttttctcctttccttcaacTCTCAATCCCCTCTTTGTCTGGAGGAAAATGCAGCCGACTCGAGCCACCCAGGCCATATGGTTCACTCTGTATTTTCTTAGTTGAATTCCGAATTGTTTCTGTGACTTGCGAAGTTTTTTTGGAAGTGCATATAAAGAGGTAGGAGAGCTACTTGTGCGGGGAGCGCTGCCCGGCGCGCCGCGGCCGCCCCCTCCCGGCCGGGAGAGCCAGCTCCGCCCAGGCCCGCACCAACAGAAGCATTATCTCAATATTGGGACCAACTGCGGAGCCGGGCGGCAGCGTGCTTCGCTCCAGGTGCAGACTTGGCGCCTCACTCTCTTGACTTGGCACATAGAACGTGCTGGAGTAACactaaagagaatgaaagaatgaacaatcagctttgtgtgtgtgtgtgtgtgtgtgtgtgtgtgtgtgtgtgtgtataaaaatctCTTTCGCTATCTGAAAATTGgttatcctccctccccttgccacGAGATATTGCTGTTCATGTCTGCATTGTCTTCATAAACAAAGTCGTTTGTTTGAACGTAAGTTCTATGCAGCGATGGAATGGTGCCCATGTTGTAGACCCCAGCGATTCCCTGGGCTGACCTAGTCCTTGGCATGCCTCGGGCGCTCTTCAGTGCGTCCTTGAATGTAGGAAGTGGGGACGAGgcaatgaataaattaaatcCTCATCTTCTTTCACCAGAGTGTAGTTTAAGAAACCTTGTCTGCTCAAACCCAAATTTACTTACTCCAGCCTCACTAAGTAACAGATATCGGCAAGAAAGAACACTATTTCTACCAaagttttaggtttttgtttttcttggtgggAAAATGGTGGGGCCTCGGGAGGGGGGGATCAGTTTTCAAGATCTTCATCCATTTCTCTGAGTATGTTTTGTGTTTCCCAGGTTGGGGACAGTTCCCGAAGGCAGCAGGCTGCcaaatttcctttctctctatctcctaACACAAACCCAAAGGGCCCTTTCACCAAATCATTGCATTCTACAGAGGTGGTCAAGCTAGCACCGCTTTTCATGAAACGGAGAAAGAAAAGGGTCCTTGAAGTTTAGAAGATGCCCAAGGAAAGTCCTTGAATGACATCAAAAGAATGAGTTTCCATAGCTGTTGAAGCGCGAGGGCAGTGTATCCGCACAAAGGGGGACGGGGCACCAGGACGGGCCCACTGCTCTGTCCCAGGACAATTGGGTCACTGAAATAGGGAATTAATTACCATTGGAGAGTGGGCAGCCCATTCAGCACTGGCTGAGTTTTATTAAACGCcaatataaataacaaaacaactcTTGTGGCTGCACTATTCCTACACGCCAAAGGAAGGATTATGCCGGGGATTAACATCTTAAAGTCTATGAGACTTTCTGACTCAGGGCTCGGGGCTGGTAATCGCGTTTGTCTCCTGGTTCAGCGATTAGTGCTCTTTCTTGCACTTTCTCTGGATAGCCAATGTCCCTTTTTGCAGGCACACAGACTCGAGGAGGCGTTCTCTCCCTGGAAGGTCCCAACCTTCACATTCAGGCTGTTCTTTTCCCTCTACCTGAGTAAAACAAGCATGGAGCTAGTCCGGACTGACAGCATCTCCCTCAGCCAAAGAGCGGGGGTGGGGGATATTGGAGGGTCGGGCTAGGGGTAAAGGCTGAGAGGCTCTGCTTTCCCCAGGGCCTGCTGGGGGAAAGGGAACGGAGGACCTAGACTGTGGCCTGCCCGCACTTACCAGACCTGATGAGGCAAACCGGGTCACCCATGTGAACTCGGGGGCACCCGGAGCACGCTGTGAGGTTTGGGACACTGGTCTCAGGCCTGGGAGAAAGTCTTCTCTGACCTCGGTTGTCCCTAGCAGAAAGAGGGACTGGCACTGGGATGAACCACGTAGTGGGGTCCCCTCCAGGACTGGGTGTAAGCCACACCCTCCCCTCGCCGGATGTTAAGTAGGGAGCGAGGGTGAGGATCCCCCAAGGACGAGCGATAGTGGGGGACCAGGATGCAGAGAGTTTGAGTTTAAACTACTCACAGTGGCTTCGTGGCTCCGTAAGAGGAGGCTATCCGAACCCTCCCCTACCTCCACCGGCAGTAACTAACCTTAAAGTCGCAGGATTATTTTACCGAGAAACCTAACTGTTCCCACGCTTGCGTCTCCAGCTCTGGAAAGTGCAGTCTCTCACCCGCAGGGGAGCCTAAGACGCCCTACAGACAAAAGACACCCAGGATTTGCTAACTTAACTTTCTCGCCATCTCTCCTCCTTTCGGACAGCTCACTCACTCGGAGGGTTAGGATTCAGGCTCCACACCCTAGCTTGGCAGTTTGTTTCTGCAGAGTGTAGACACGCGCCCTCCTGGCGTCGTCGCGGGATAGCCACGAGTACTCGGGAGGAAGGGCTCCCTTCTTCACGCCCCGGTAGTCATCAGTCGAAAGTCTGGACCATTTGTCCTCTCTCGCCACTTGTGAGGTCGAAGTGCTGACCTCCCCACAGAGACACCTACCCTAAACTTTAGGGCTTTGGGCCATCACAAAGTTCAAGCTTCTTAGAAGGAACAAAGGTTTTTCTAAAGGTCTCCACCCCTTCACCCCTCCCCTTACTTCAACTTTTTCTCTAGCTACACGCTCTAGGCCTCCTTTCTTTCTAAGGCTTGGGGATGATTTTAAATCACTGGGGCTCCCGTTTCTTGATAACAGCCCGCTTTGAGCTTTTGTTCTCTTAAAGTAGGATTGCACACTGAAAGAGGGACTGAAGATGAACAGTTTGACCCTTTAGGGACAGTTCACGCTATGGACAGGCGCGGCCCTGGGTCGCAGCCATTCTCGCCCGGGCTATTCACCGCGCTCCCCAACCCCCTTCACAGAGCATTTCAGCCGGGTTTCATCTACACAAACTTTCAGACCACACAAGTGCCTCTTGAATTTATTTAAGTTAAAAGAGTGCTGGAAAGGTCTAGTTGAGGATGTTTGGCGTCGGTCAAGTCTTCGCAAAAGCTGAGTACAAACTgaaattgcctttttttttgttttcccagtaaAACTGAGCACAATTTTGCACAGTTCTGCTATCCAACGAACTGGGCGTGACCGGTTAGTTGGCGCTGGGTTGCACAGTATTGTTAGCCTGTCTttggacttctttctttcttctttcttgaataATATTTTTAGAGTAAGAAACATATATAGAACTGTTCTAGTATTAAGAGATGGCAGAGGGCTGGAGGTTGTAACAcgggtctttaatcccagagtccagcagccagaggcaggtggatctctgagagtttgaggctggcctggtctatgAAGCgaattccagaccagtgagagttATGTAGGGAGTCCCTGTTTGAAAAAAAGTTAGAAAGAGAGGattagacagagacagagacacaaagaaagcaacTATTGCTTCACACAGTAGCCTAACACATACCCATTGCCATTGCATAAAGCAAACAGGCAAAAAGTGAGAGTTTATGAGCCCATGACATcttgatatttaaataatttagagACCAACAATACCAGTATCTAAAGATGGAGTTTCTTGACAGATTTGAGACGCACTGTGtgctctccaaaacaaaacaaaatccgtACAAAGACACTTGTGGTTAATCTTAACACTATTTCACCATTTGTCAGCATCTGCTCAGACAATTCTGCGTACATTATTTTCACAAACCACAGACAAGGTGTggattcatcttttaaaaaatctatttgttCTAGTTTACACatgtgagtgttctgcctgcatgtatgcacatctgctacacatgtgctggtaaacatggaggtcagaagtgaagggaaaaggccagaagaaggtgtcagaatccctggaactgaagtttgGGATgcttgtgggccaccatgtggtattgggacttgaacccaggtcctccgaaagagcaacaagtactgtaaagtgctgagccatctctccatactTTTAGGTGTGGATTTGTCAAAGGAAGTCATATGTATGCTCCGGGAATCATAACACCATAACATGCCATGGGGGGTACGGAATGGAAAAAGTGGGGACTGAGACACCTCCGTACTGCTAACAAGCCATGAAAGGGTTGGCTTGTGTGTGTTTCACTGGCACGAAGTGTTAGACTCAGCTTGATATCATTGTTAGTTGAGGCTACACAGGCTCATAAGGTTCCCTTTAAAGTTTTAACTGAATTATGATTATGTTCTTCTGCCAATATTTTGCCATTAAGTCAcccaacactgcctggctaagttaaaaaaaaaaatcgaagcAACTTGCTCAAAGAGATATATTTGTACTGATACCCAAATAAGCTTGCCTTTGTTTTCGATTGCATTAATTTAGCGGCTTGTCTTCCCTTGCAGGCAGCCCCCGTGGAGAGGTGGAGCTATCCAGAGGCTGACACAGCAGGTTCCTCTCATCATTctggtatttgtttttaatggtcTTTGATCATTTCATCAGATCCTACTGTTCCCATCCTTTATTCTATTCAAGTTTATGAACAAACACAAAGTCTCTATCCACTCCCACATGTTCCTTCCATCCCCATCCTTCCAGCCAAGGCCAAACAGACCCTTAGTGGGGTTTCTTTTAGGAGGAATTTGAAGAGTGGTTAAGTGTTTCGTCTCAATGAGAACTACTTGTGGTCACATGCACCTGCAACCATGTGGGCTATCCTACAACTCTCACTCtaaatccatatttttttttttttttttttttgccttccagAATATCCTGCTTCTTGCGAGCTTCTAGAAAGAGCTTGAGACTCATAAGAAGAGTCCCCGGAGGGCCAGACTCCGTGTGTTGAGAGCATAGGAGTATGTCTTCCACGCCTTCCCATCATTTCAGTCCCATCTACAAGGGAAATCAAAGTGTTCTGAGAGGATCTAGTGGGAACTAGATGAAATAATGCTTTTCAGTTTAggaaatttgctttttaaagggGAAGAAACGAAGGCAGGTGtcaaaaagcaaactgaaaatcATTTCAACTTGACAGAAAACACCGAAGGTTGGGGTGCTGGAAAGTTCCAGACTATTTCCCTGGATGCTGAGTTTGCTTTTCTTCACTCCATGCTCTCCCATCCCTGGAGGCGGAGGGGAGAGACAGCGGGGCTGTACTAAAAGCAGACCGTGCCAACACGAACAGAGCTCTGGCTTAACTCTTCTCTGAGATTCAGCTCATTTTCAGTCCCTACAAACTAAGGAGCTAGAGACCTGCGGATAATCTCTTTCTCTGGCTCTGGTGGACTGCTAAAGTCCCTCCCAAGACTCTCCTTTtatcctgggggtggggagaaggatcCTAAGGGACGGAGTCCCGTGACCAGTCCCAGATGACACTCAGCCCAAGACTCACTTATGGGACTCTGGTTCTGCGCCCAGTGGGAAGGGCGCTAAGGGGGAGTGACTGACGAGCAATTGAGAACAAGTTTCCTCTCAAGTCCAGCAGGGAGCCACAgctcgtttttttgtttgtttgtttgtttgtttgtttgtttttggtgttttcccCTCATTGAAATGGCAGGACCGGCCCCATGTCTCAACAACGCCCCCCAGAGCGGAGCAGAGGTCATACAAGTGTCAGAGTGATCCACTGACTCCTAGGAGCAGCAGCCCTCCTGACTTtgccacacacacaggaagccaCCCTCTATTACCATCTGGCTCTAACCTGTTGTTGATACCCACCCCTTTCCGCACCAGAAGCACCCCCAAATTATGTCAACGCGTGAAGCCTCACTGTGTCTCAGGGAAAATGGGTGTGTCAAGTGAGTgcgtttacttatttattttttaatgcccATCAATTGCTCTCCGACCGATTTCCCCTTCTAGGGGACGTCTAAGTGAACTCCTAAAGTTCCCCAGCCAGTCCATACACGAGTTTCTCTAGAAGCCAAGCACACCCCCTCACAAGTGCCTACTGCCTGGCACACGTACGTACGTACCGCTTGCCTTTCCTAATCAGACTAAGGCCTTTTAAAAACCGTTTTCTATTTGATACATCCCCAAAGAAGCTTTGCCAAGAGATGGCCGGGGCAGCACCACCCGGCTGCCTTCTCAGGGATTCTGACTCTCACTAATTCCGAGGCTCTGGTCGCCGGTGAGGCGGGTCTGACGCGTATGCGCGCGCCCGAGCAGGGGCAGCCCCTGCTGCCTGGAGGACCCGAGCGGGAGCAGTAGTCGGGgtgccccctccccccgccaTGGGCCCCCAGCGCTCGGGCCCCTAATGAGCTGCTGAAAGGGAGCGGGCTCCGGTGCGCGTGGCTCGCAGGCCTCCCGGAGTCCCGGGAACACTGATTGGCCAGCTGCGCCTCGCGACCTCCTTTCATTAATAAATTAGCGGCACGCTCCAGCCGAGCGCGAGCCACCAATCACAATAGACAGCGGCGGCGACAACAGCCGCAGCTTGAGCCACTGCCGCCGCCGCGGCTTCGGTAGCTTGGGCTGCAGCCTGGAGCGCCAACAGGAGCTTTTAGAACCATTTTATGCTGATTAGATAAAGGGAGGGGGGACGGAGGGGCGGgggtgatggaggaggaggatggatggacgggccaggggagggggagagggactaaagaaagggaaagaaatgaatgatGATAATACGATGAAAAGAATAAGCTGGGGAGGGAGAGCGGGGGACCAGGGGGTGCAGGACAGGCGGAGGAGGAGAGGGCGGGGGAGGGTAGGTGAGGAGGGGGCCCCGGGGCAGATCTGATTGTTTTCTTGGTGGTATATAAGGGGTTTTAAGGAGAGTCGTGTGCCAGACACGCAGCCACTGAACCACAAGCAGCTCGGTTTTTAACTGGAGTGCCTGGGAGTCGCGTGCCAGCAGCCGCACGGCCAGGGACTGACTGACAGACAGCCACGCACGAGCACGACAACACACGAGACCCGGGCGGGCTGCCGCGGTCGCCGGGGCTCTTGGCAAAGTCGCGCAGCAGAGAGgaagccctccccaccccccgcgGAGGTGCGCCTGGGGTGCGCCAAGCCCGCGGCGCGGACCTCGGCGTGCCCTGTTCCGGGCTGCGGGGACATTCCCGGACACACACCGGAGCAGCAGCTGCGCCGCGACACATCTGGAGCCGAGAAGGTGAGTGTGTACGCCGTGTCCCCACGCGGTCCCACGCCGCTCCGGCTAACTCCGTCGCTCTAGACGCAGTGATTGCTGTGACTCGCAGAAGGTGGCTCGAGAGCCAGGGGCGCtcctccccaagctccattctCGCCATCTTCCCCGATGCGCGCTGGGGAGTTTGGGGTGGGACGCGCCCGCGACCCTTCGCCCTGTCCGTTCTCGGAGTAAATTTGACCTGCCTCTTCTTTTGCAGGATGTTTGTCAAATCCGAGGCTCTGGagctgaaggaggaagaggaggtactGATGCTGCTGGGCTCGGCTTCCCCGGCCTCGGCGACCCTGACCCCGATGTCCTCCAGCgcggacgaggaggaggacgaggagctGCGCCGGCCAGGCGCCGCACGTGGGCAGCGTGGGGCGGAAGCCGGGCAGGGGGTGCAGGGCAGTCCGGCGTCGGGTGCCGGGGGTTGCCGGCCAGGGCGTCTGCTGGGCCTGGTGCACGAGTGCAAGCGTCGCCCGTCGCGCGCACGGGCCGTCTCCCGTGGCGCCAAGACCGCGGAGACGGTGCAGCGCATCAAGAAGACCCGCAGGCTCAAGGCCAACAACCGCGAGCGCAACCGCATGCACAACCTAAACGCGGCGCTGGACGCCCTGCGCGAGGTGCTGCCCACCTTCCCCGAGGACGCCAAGCTCACGAAGATCGAGACGCTCCGCTTCGCCCACAATTACATCTGGGCGCTCACCGAGACCCTGCGCCTGGCGGACCACtgcgcgggcggcggcggcggcggcctcCAGGGGGCGCTCTTCTCCGAGGCGGTGCTGCTGAGCCCCGGAGCCGCGCTCGGCACCAGCGGGGACAGCCCTTCGCCATCCTCCTCCTGGAGCTGCACCAACAGCCCCGCGTCCTCCTCCAACTCCACGTCCCCGTACAGCTGCACTTTATCGCCCGCTAGTCCCGGCTCAGACGTGGACTACTGGCAGCCCCCACCTCCGGAGAAGCATCGTTACGCACCTCACCTGCCCCTCGCCAGGGACTGTATCTAGAGCTACGGGTCTCCCTCTCTCATCTTCTACTTGGGCTCTCTTCCCATCTTTCTCCCGTCCCCCACACTACCTCCCCCCTCCAGGCCCCGGACTCCACTTCAGAGAGCAGAGGTGGCTCTTGCAATCCCCTCGGCTGCTGGTGCATTCGGGTGTGGAGACCCGCTCTGATTTATTGAAGATGTGAGGATTTATGGTCAAAGAGGATTATGGCGTGTGCGAGTGGGGGCTGGGAAGTGTGGGGGGGGATTTCGTCAGACTGTTAAGACACTGAGAAAAAGTACCATAACTAACGAGTGTGCAGAGCGGACTGACGCTCCGCCCCTCTCTCTCCGAGCTGCTGGAGGAGAAAGAACTCCGGCAGGCAGTTCGTGTGAATCTCTCGGAGGGAATGCAACTGGTCCCTGTGATCCTTTTCACCTTCGTTTCTACATAGAGATGTTAATGTCAGTCGAAAGGAATGTATCTTAGCATCTGAATGAATTTACCGGTAATAATATTATCCACACATTTGCAATGGCTGGCATCTGCTCTATTCCCATTGCTGTCTGCAGGCTGTGGGAATTTCACCTGTCAA
This window encodes:
- the Neurog2 gene encoding neurogenin-2 yields the protein MFVKSEALELKEEEEVLMLLGSASPASATLTPMSSSADEEEDEELRRPGAARGQRGAEAGQGVQGSPASGAGGCRPGRLLGLVHECKRRPSRARAVSRGAKTAETVQRIKKTRRLKANNRERNRMHNLNAALDALREVLPTFPEDAKLTKIETLRFAHNYIWALTETLRLADHCAGGGGGGLQGALFSEAVLLSPGAALGTSGDSPSPSSSWSCTNSPASSSNSTSPYSCTLSPASPGSDVDYWQPPPPEKHRYAPHLPLARDCI